In Thermanaeromonas sp. C210, the genomic stretch TAGTGAACAAGGTAGAGAGAGCCGCTTATAATTTGGGATTTCGTTTTGCTGCTGGCCTCATAGGAGGACACTGCCAGCTGTGCCCGGAATGCGTTGGGGTACATTCTAATCTTCCTTGCCGGCACCCTTATAAGGCCCGTCCTTCTGTGGAGGCCATGGGGATTGATGTAGGTGAGACACTCTCTAAAATAGGCTTGACCTTAAAGCTTCCACTGGAAAAAGAGGTATTCTGGACGGGTACGGTGCTGCTGGATTAAAAAACAACATCAACCCCGTGCCGAGACCCTAAACCTGGGGAGGCGACCTACTAATAACTCTTGATTAACCTTGATTTGGTTTTCTTGTAGGAGACCCACGCTGTTTTCAATTTATTGTGAGAGCGGTGACCTTAGAGATACTTACAGCCCGGCGGCCGGGTAGTTGTTATCGGCGGCCAGGCAGGCATTAAAGCGGCCGAGAGACTTCGCGCCGGGGGCCTTAATGTTCACCTGGTAGTCTCCTCTGGCCGCACTTCTTTCCCAGTTTTTAGATTATACCGGCGCGGAGCTGGTGCGCCGGGTTATGACCGACGCCGGTTTTGCCATCCACCTCCAGGAAGATCTGGTGGCCCTGGAAGACGAGGATAGAGTGACCAATGCAGTCTTAAGCTCTGGGGCTTCGGTACCGGCCGAGAATACCCGCCATATAATATCCGTGGCGTTCGAGAGCATCTGGCCCCGGAATCGGCGGCCGAACAGCCCAAATCCTGGAGCTGGGTCCCTGCGATGCATTGGTCTTTCGTGGTGCCTTTTTCTTCCTAGATGAGGGCGTCCTTGGGGAGATATACCGGGTCTAGAACATGCAGCAACGCCCGGGATGTGTGTGGTAAAGTAAAAAGGACCCACCTTGGGCGGGAATGGTAACAAAAAAGGGGACCACCCTTAACACATCGAACCCCTGTTGCTGGTTGACCAAAAAAACGGCGACAGGGGGTAGAAATAGGTGTTAGGGATGGTCCACATCGAGTAGGAAGCCTTCTTTGAAGCACATAAGCTGGCCTTCGAGTTTTTCGGCGGTGTACCCAAAAGGGTGATCTATGACAACCTGAAGACGGCGGTTAAAAAGGTGCTTAAGGGTATTAAGCGCGAGGAACAGGAAGCTTTTATTGCGTTACGCTGCCATTACGTCTTTGCCGCCGACTTCTGCAATGTAAGGCAGGCCCACGAGAAGGGCCAGGTGGAAAACGGCGTAGGCTTTGTCAGGCGCAACTTCCTGGTGCCCGTGCCGCAGGTGGCTTCCCTGGAGGAATTCAACGCCCTGCTTTTGGACAAGTCCCTGGCCTATGCCGGGGAGCATAAAGTTGCGGGTACCCAGAAGACCGTGGCCGAGGTCTGGGAGGAGGAAAAGAAAGCCCTCTTGGCCCTGCCGACCAAACCCTTTGCCTGCTGCCGCGAGATCGAGGGAAAAAGCGACCGCTATTCCCGGGTCTTTTTTGAGACCAACCGCTACTCGGTACCCGTGGCCTACGCCGGCTCCTTCTTAACCCTGCGGGCCTATGTGGACCGCATTGAAGTCTGGCAGGGCGGGCAATGCCTGGCTAGCCACAAGAGGAGCTACGGCCGCGGCGAAGAAATCCTCGACCCCGTGCACTACCTGCCGGAACTGGCCAAAAAGCCGCGGGCCTGGCAGAACGCCCGGCCGCTAAAAACGGGCAAACTCCCGCCCGTCTACCACACGGGATGGTGCATCTGGCCTTAGAGGGCAAAGAAGGCATCAAAGAGTTTGCCTGCATCATGGTGCTGGAACCCCTCTTTGGCCGGGATATCCTTACCCTGGCCTTGCAGAAGGCCCTGGCGGACCATGTTCTTAAGCCTTGCCGCCGTGCGGGAATACGCGGCAAGCATTGCCCGAGGTAATGGCAATCTCCGTCCCTAAACAAAGCCAAGGTCCTGGCCCTAGCGCAAGGGGAATTTATTGCCAGAAAAGAAACGGTTATTTTTTATCGGGAACTGTGGTACCGGGAAAACGCATCTGGCCATCGCCCTAGGGATGTGTGCTTTGCGCAAAGGCTACAAAGTGCGGTTCTACACTGCTGCCGGGCTGGTCAACGAACTTTTGGAGGCAAGCCAGGAATACCGACTTAAGAAACTGGAAAAGCAGTGGCTGGCCCAGGACCTGATCATCCTGGACGAAGTTGGCTACGTACCCTTCACCAAAACCGGCGCAGAACTCTTATGCCAGTTCTGTGCCAGCCGCTACGAAAGGGGCAGCGTCATCATTACCACCAATCTGGAAT encodes the following:
- a CDS encoding Mu transposase domain-containing protein, with protein sequence MIYDNLKTAVKKVLKGIKREEQEAFIALRCHYVFAADFCNVRQAHEKGQVENGVGFVRRNFLVPVPQVASLEEFNALLLDKSLAYAGEHKVAGTQKTVAEVWEEEKKALLALPTKPFACCREIEGKSDRYSRVFFETNRYSVPVAYAGSFLTLRAYVDRIEVWQGGQCLASHKRSYGRGEEILDPVHYLPELAKKPRAWQNARPLKTGKLPPVYHTGWCIWP